From a single Candoia aspera isolate rCanAsp1 chromosome 2, rCanAsp1.hap2, whole genome shotgun sequence genomic region:
- the TAL2 gene encoding T-cell acute lymphocytic leukemia protein 2, protein MTRKIFTNSRERWRQQNVNSAFAKLRKLIPTHPPDKKLSKNETLRLAMRYINFLVKVLGEQGLQQRGTNPRDRILGLFQQNPHLERMEELTLLEDSEASSPNTTSNIPECWSETSSP, encoded by the coding sequence ATGACCAGAAAGATCTTCACCAACAGCAGGGAGAGGTGGAGGCAACAGAATGTCAACAGTGCCTTTGCCAAGCTGAGAAAGCTGATTCCCACCCATCCTCCTGACAAAAAGTTGAGCAAGAATGAGACTCTTCGCTTAGCCATGAGGTACATCAACTTCCTTGTCAAGGTCCTTGGGGAGCAAGGGCTGCAGCAGAGAGGCACGAATCCACGAGACAGGATCCTCGGCCTCTTCCAGCAGAATCCACATTTGGAACGCATGGAAGAACTGACTCTCCTTGAAGACTCTGAGgcctcttctcccaacacaacCAGCAACATCCCAGAATGCTGGTCAGAGACATCATCTCCATAA